Proteins found in one Xyrauchen texanus isolate HMW12.3.18 chromosome 30, RBS_HiC_50CHRs, whole genome shotgun sequence genomic segment:
- the LOC127624369 gene encoding B2 bradykinin receptor-like — translation MELNSSDSLCNDTIAWVWLSSLQPPFLALVIILGVVGNILVLCVFCIQRKPCSVADVYLGNLAAADLIMVLCLPFWTVTIAQGYQWNFGQLICKVVNTAISMNYYCSILFLVLISVDRYLALAKPMKPWKLRRPVWAKYICLVIWAVGFLLSLPALLFRRVKLFPNVEVDACYLVYPHPAWALQWNLTINVIGFLVPLPIISFCTFHMVRALKNAGVGIRPSVQTERKATQLVLTVLVVFLFCWTPFHVVRFLDTLDYFQLLPGCLWEHILGISVQLASYLGYSNSSINPFLYVIVGSHFRKRAKGVFRNLLSPRWKDKASVLTNVTVNSKWNDSLKGSQDKITSLVLRPVCANISHV, via the coding sequence ATGGAATTAAATTCATCAGACTCCCTCTGCAATGACACAATTGCTTGGGTATGGCTGTCTTCTCTCCAACCACCATTTCTGGCTCTTGTCATTATCCTGGGAGTAGTGGGCAACATTCTGGTCCTCTGTGTGTTCTGCATCCAGCGGAAGCCTTGCAGTGTAGCAGATGTGTATCTGGGTAACCTGGCGGCTGCAGACCTCATCATGGTACTTTGTTTGCCCTTCTGGACGGTCACTATTGCCCAAGGCTATCAGTGGAACTTTGGTCAACTCATCTGCAAGGTGGTGAACACCGCAATCTCTATGAACTACTACTGCAGCATTCTCTTCTTGGTGCTGATCAGCGTGGACCGCTACCTTGCTCTGGCCAAACCCATGAAGCCCTGGAAACTTAGACGGCCTGTATGGGCCAAGTATATCTGCTTAGTAATTTGGGCAGTGGGCTTCCTGCTTAGTCTCCCAGCCCTGCTCTTCCGAAGAGTCAAATTGTTTCCAAACGTCGAGGTGGATGCCTGCTACCTAGTTTACCCTCATCCAGCCTGGGCGCTCCAATGGAATCTTACAATAAACGTGATTGGCTTCCTGGTTCCTCTGCCGATCATTTCATTTTGCACCTTTCACATGGTCAGGGCACTTAAAAATGCTGGTGTGGGGATCCGACCAAGTGTACAAACAGAGAGGAAAGCCACCCAGCTGGTTCTGACAGTTCTTGTTGTGTTTCTCTTCTGTTGGACGCCCTTCCATGTGGTGCGTTTCCTAGACACTCTAGACTACTTTCAGCTCTTACCTGGGTGCCTGTGGGAACACATCTTAGGGATCAGTGTACAGCTTGCTTCTTACTTGGGGTACAGCAATAGTTCAATAAACCCTTTCTTGTACGTCATAGTAGGGAGTCACTTCAGGAAGAGAGCTAAAGGGGTTTTTAGAAATCTTCTCTCTCCTAGATGGAAGGACAAGGCATCTGTGCTCACAAATGTCACTGTTAATAGTAAGTGGAATGACAGTCTCAAAGGATCACAAGACAAAATAACATCACTGGTCCTGAGACCTGTATGTGCAAACATTTCACACGTTTAA